In Akkermansiaceae bacterium, the following are encoded in one genomic region:
- a CDS encoding leucine-rich repeat protein produces the protein MPPTPFPSSILSSRFRPPCQRLQVSRLKGKLCQQALRKLCRSEAFGWKPSIYFSLFLLVLFSGNALSSEKAVWQNSVGIELWKGETSEQLKLWVFKESVTGAFSGSHIDTQTSWGSTYFYKGRGGPRHFWSGNYNFVVPQGPRYAAKFEISIPQSTQKGEKDLVHVKATNTGSWQAGYRIEFFERELSDYIPFTVDKPIASFSTGLLEPYNLNSDSDEYVNSEDNLIDLSAHDATGNHRDIFFRITAINLPAVNTFPLLLNFPESEVAHLAVVTPTSNMGLIASNNLQSGVSVDWNPDNPSQTLGFSQVASGSRMQPQTSINYFENTVAASGGAYSFSVSSNTSWTASETKDWLGVSPTSGSGNGSVAITVQPNPSVHTRRGIVSISGNTHEVIQRGITRKVTPQASDGDYDGQIKVAWPSGGENVEYEVHRHTENNLNSNGRRVLTTTKSLEFVDETALGDTTYYYWVFVVGLGPGDSNSGYWQTPVINSLTVSGPGYMNEGGTATYTCIATYNNGLETDVSSVATWSEDSIYAGMSGNTLTASQVASDQAVTVTANYEGKSDDHVVTISDVPPGAIVDLKDDGTNHHILSSTSVYAGGTVRVQGIVVNEGNIASGDFKVNVYLSSDSAINSTDVLLGTVSMSSISGGGNDKINLINAKVPSSLNAGDYYVGWIIDSGESVSETREDNNMVLFKAGAAKLTVTHSFPNLDYTKYWTNGHFIVSKSEGTSENTQNFTTQDTVYLDWAIYNNSSVNIPTTFYTDLYVDDVLVHTWETTGLSSRFWTFRYDYSLGSFSAGEHILKIKTDSTSVIPETNENDNEFTKAITVTEPKILSSIAIHGSTSVNEGSTSLYTCIATYSDDSTVDVTSSATWSVNSVYATMTGSSLNTSLISSDKFLDLNVSYGGESDNFSVTIKNRPIDKISISGSDSINENDTAAYICTVFYSDGQSEDITESASWSENSGYASITGSTVTAGAVDSTQTVTITASYDGESDTHTVEIKNVPELLYIYLNGPITVDEGSIAEPEYSCTAVFSGGSSVDVTEDVEWTVTGGSAVMIGASLEASLVSADQTVTVSASYLGKTASRDVVIKDVPSSLELVGPFSVNEGFSGDYTCRLKYGFGDYSDVTALARWTLEGEHAQLSAEKRLNTNQVEADEFVTITVEYDGKVASREVRIVNLPIQDGVFTVEVEDGVGTIVNCSSDVEGSLVIPSVINGIPIEAIGANAFISCGGLTSVDIPRNITSVPGSAFGYCIKLSEINVDLENPSYVSADGVLYTKNMQELVRYPAGRTAEVYAIPSGVKTIGEEACTDCKYLKVADIPESVNNIRRASFVSCEVLTTVYIDGGGVSVGVAAFRDSPHLTKFYFGSASPAIVDWGNFANIDSFAAVYCWRQHEQTFDIENGKWNGLFINYRHFEQHDLEWVSTDDGIEITGCSSEVNGNVEIPLQIDGEKVVAIKDLAFYKCDYISEIHIPKYVSAIDPVAFSYCERLSAFGTHADNLDYQAQDGVLFSKGLSTLVRYPEGKNAAVYIVPSQVTTIRKYAFLKCMQLTNVMLPGSVTSIETGAFMDCSSLKEITLPASLATINNRAFMRCKALEKITIPNGVSSIGYSAFRGCEILTEIIFDGAAPLSVEYDAFEGVRLGSKAMVSPDYLSSYGEAGDNWNGLVLTLHGFDANIGFDKAMADANLTGDDAEPDATPFNDGVPNLLKFAFNMNLAGPDAATMEIGGTSGLPTSYSTNNSGGQPVWRVEYVRRKDSGLTYTPQQSTSMNGFSPMTGTPVVTSINDDYERVTIDEPYDPATTPKLFVRVAVTKD, from the coding sequence ATGCCCCCCACACCCTTTCCCAGCAGTATCCTTTCGTCTCGATTTCGACCTCCGTGTCAACGGCTCCAGGTATCGCGCCTAAAAGGGAAACTGTGCCAGCAGGCGCTCAGGAAACTGTGCCGCTCAGAAGCCTTTGGCTGGAAGCCGTCGATATACTTCAGCCTTTTTCTGCTCGTTCTCTTTTCAGGTAACGCATTGTCGTCGGAGAAAGCGGTGTGGCAAAATAGTGTTGGGATAGAACTATGGAAAGGGGAGACGAGTGAACAATTGAAGCTATGGGTTTTTAAGGAGAGCGTTACCGGGGCTTTCAGTGGATCCCATATCGACACTCAGACTTCGTGGGGATCTACCTATTTTTACAAGGGAAGGGGTGGGCCTCGCCACTTTTGGTCTGGGAACTACAACTTTGTCGTCCCTCAGGGGCCTCGGTATGCGGCAAAATTCGAAATCTCAATACCACAATCCACCCAAAAAGGCGAAAAAGATTTGGTTCACGTTAAGGCGACGAACACTGGTAGTTGGCAAGCCGGATACCGAATCGAGTTTTTTGAGAGGGAACTCTCCGATTATATTCCATTTACTGTCGATAAGCCGATCGCGTCTTTTTCGACCGGTCTGCTGGAACCGTATAATCTTAATTCGGATTCGGATGAATATGTAAACAGTGAAGACAATCTGATCGATCTCTCCGCTCATGACGCAACAGGAAACCACCGGGATATTTTTTTCCGAATTACAGCAATTAATTTGCCCGCAGTTAATACATTTCCCCTCCTCCTCAATTTTCCTGAGTCCGAAGTGGCGCACCTTGCAGTTGTTACCCCAACCTCCAACATGGGGCTAATTGCAAGCAATAACTTGCAGTCCGGGGTCAGCGTTGATTGGAATCCAGACAATCCAAGCCAAACATTAGGGTTTTCTCAAGTCGCCTCGGGCTCACGGATGCAACCTCAAACATCGATCAACTACTTCGAAAATACGGTTGCAGCCTCGGGTGGGGCTTATTCTTTTTCTGTAAGCTCCAATACATCGTGGACTGCCAGCGAGACCAAGGATTGGCTTGGCGTGTCGCCCACCAGCGGATCGGGCAATGGTTCGGTTGCAATTACCGTTCAGCCGAATCCTTCTGTTCACACGCGGAGAGGGATCGTTTCAATTAGCGGCAATACGCATGAGGTTATTCAGAGAGGAATAACTCGAAAGGTTACTCCCCAGGCATCTGATGGAGACTATGACGGTCAGATCAAGGTTGCCTGGCCATCAGGAGGCGAAAATGTGGAGTATGAAGTCCATCGACACACAGAGAATAACCTCAATAGTAATGGTAGGAGAGTGCTTACCACAACCAAGTCCCTTGAATTTGTAGATGAGACCGCTCTTGGGGACACCACATACTATTACTGGGTTTTTGTGGTTGGCCTCGGACCCGGCGATTCCAATTCTGGGTATTGGCAGACTCCAGTAATCAACTCTTTGACGGTCTCAGGCCCTGGCTACATGAATGAAGGAGGAACGGCTACTTATACTTGCATTGCCACCTACAATAATGGGTTGGAGACTGATGTTTCATCGGTTGCAACGTGGAGTGAGGACAGCATCTACGCCGGAATGTCGGGCAATACACTGACCGCGAGTCAGGTGGCGTCGGATCAGGCCGTGACTGTTACCGCAAACTATGAAGGAAAAAGTGACGATCACGTTGTGACAATTAGCGATGTCCCTCCAGGGGCAATCGTGGATCTGAAAGACGATGGAACCAATCACCACATACTAAGTTCCACGAGTGTCTATGCTGGAGGCACAGTGAGGGTGCAAGGGATCGTAGTTAACGAGGGTAACATTGCGAGTGGAGACTTCAAAGTGAACGTATACTTGTCCTCGGATTCAGCAATCAACTCAACGGATGTGCTGCTGGGCACAGTAAGCATGTCAAGTATCTCTGGCGGGGGTAATGACAAGATAAACCTGATCAACGCGAAGGTTCCCTCGTCATTGAATGCTGGGGACTACTATGTAGGCTGGATAATCGACTCTGGTGAGTCAGTGAGCGAAACCCGCGAGGATAACAACATGGTGTTGTTCAAGGCAGGTGCCGCCAAGTTAACGGTGACCCATTCGTTCCCCAATCTGGACTATACTAAATACTGGACGAATGGCCATTTTATCGTTTCGAAGTCTGAGGGAACTAGTGAGAACACGCAGAATTTTACGACACAGGACACGGTTTACCTTGATTGGGCGATTTATAATAATAGTTCAGTTAATATACCGACTACCTTTTACACAGATTTATATGTCGATGATGTGTTAGTTCATACATGGGAGACTACCGGACTGAGTTCAAGATTCTGGACCTTTAGATATGACTATTCTCTGGGGAGCTTTTCGGCGGGTGAGCATATTCTGAAAATAAAGACGGATTCCACTAGTGTTATACCTGAAACTAATGAGAATGATAATGAGTTCACTAAGGCTATAACTGTGACAGAGCCTAAGATTTTGTCTAGTATTGCGATACATGGCTCAACTTCTGTAAATGAAGGAAGTACTTCACTTTACACATGCATCGCAACTTACAGTGATGACAGCACGGTTGACGTGACTTCAAGTGCCACGTGGAGTGTGAATAGTGTATATGCAACCATGACGGGATCGAGTCTTAACACGTCTTTGATTTCATCTGATAAATTTCTGGATCTCAACGTAAGTTACGGCGGGGAGTCTGACAATTTTTCTGTGACGATAAAGAATCGGCCTATTGATAAAATTTCTATCTCTGGTTCAGATTCGATCAATGAAAATGACACCGCTGCATACATCTGCACCGTATTCTATAGTGATGGTCAGTCAGAAGATATTACGGAAAGTGCAAGCTGGAGTGAGAATAGTGGGTATGCATCTATTACAGGATCGACAGTCACGGCTGGTGCAGTCGATAGTACACAGACGGTCACAATTACGGCTTCCTATGACGGCGAATCAGACACTCACACCGTTGAAATCAAAAATGTTCCTGAATTACTCTACATATATCTGAATGGACCGATAACGGTCGACGAAGGAAGTATAGCAGAACCTGAATATAGTTGCACGGCAGTATTCAGTGGTGGTAGTTCCGTGGATGTGACAGAAGATGTAGAGTGGACTGTGACAGGAGGTTCAGCGGTTATGATTGGGGCAAGTCTCGAGGCAAGTCTAGTCTCAGCTGATCAGACAGTCACGGTGAGCGCTTCCTACTTGGGTAAGACAGCGAGCAGAGATGTGGTTATCAAGGATGTTCCGAGTTCTCTAGAGCTAGTAGGACCATTCAGTGTGAATGAAGGTTTTTCAGGAGATTATACATGTCGATTGAAATACGGATTCGGTGATTATTCTGATGTTACGGCTCTTGCTAGGTGGACTTTGGAGGGGGAACACGCTCAGTTGTCGGCTGAGAAGAGGTTGAATACAAATCAAGTTGAAGCCGACGAATTTGTTACTATCACAGTGGAGTATGACGGGAAGGTTGCGTCAAGGGAGGTAAGAATTGTCAACCTGCCAATTCAAGATGGAGTTTTTACTGTTGAAGTTGAAGATGGAGTGGGGACGATTGTGAACTGCTCTTCTGATGTGGAAGGGAGTCTAGTAATTCCTAGTGTCATCAATGGTATTCCTATCGAGGCAATCGGAGCGAATGCTTTCATTTCATGTGGGGGGCTCACGTCGGTAGATATTCCGAGGAACATTACGTCGGTTCCAGGTTCTGCGTTTGGTTATTGTATTAAATTGAGCGAGATCAATGTGGATCTTGAGAATCCTAGCTATGTGTCCGCCGACGGGGTACTTTACACAAAAAATATGCAGGAGCTCGTTCGTTACCCTGCTGGTCGCACAGCGGAGGTCTACGCAATCCCATCGGGTGTAAAAACTATAGGTGAAGAAGCGTGCACGGACTGTAAATACCTTAAAGTTGCAGACATCCCTGAAAGTGTAAATAATATAAGAAGAGCCTCATTTGTTTCATGTGAAGTTCTAACAACGGTGTATATTGACGGGGGTGGGGTTTCAGTTGGAGTAGCTGCATTTCGTGATTCCCCTCATTTAACAAAATTTTATTTTGGGAGTGCTTCTCCAGCGATAGTAGATTGGGGTAACTTTGCTAATATTGATTCGTTTGCTGCTGTGTATTGTTGGCGTCAACATGAGCAGACTTTCGATATTGAAAATGGTAAATGGAATGGGTTGTTTATCAACTACCGTCATTTTGAGCAGCACGATCTCGAATGGGTTTCTACAGACGATGGAATCGAAATTACAGGTTGCTCCAGTGAGGTGAACGGGAATGTAGAAATACCTCTCCAGATAGATGGTGAAAAAGTGGTGGCTATCAAGGACTTGGCTTTCTATAAGTGTGACTATATCTCGGAAATTCATATACCTAAATATGTTTCTGCAATTGATCCGGTGGCATTTTCGTATTGCGAACGCCTCTCTGCATTTGGAACTCACGCCGATAACCTTGATTATCAGGCGCAGGATGGAGTTTTGTTTTCAAAAGGTCTGTCAACACTGGTTCGATACCCTGAAGGTAAGAATGCTGCGGTTTATATTGTCCCTAGTCAAGTCACCACGATCAGAAAATATGCGTTTTTAAAATGCATGCAGCTTACAAATGTGATGTTGCCTGGGTCAGTCACGTCTATTGAGACGGGAGCCTTCATGGATTGTTCGTCGCTTAAAGAGATAACCCTTCCTGCATCTCTTGCTACCATCAATAATCGAGCTTTTATGCGCTGTAAGGCCTTAGAAAAAATAACTATACCAAACGGCGTGAGTTCGATTGGTTACTCTGCTTTTAGGGGTTGTGAGATCCTTACTGAAATTATATTTGATGGTGCTGCTCCATTATCAGTGGAATACGATGCGTTTGAAGGCGTCCGATTAGGATCTAAAGCAATGGTTTCTCCGGATTATCTATCCTCCTACGGGGAGGCAGGGGACAATTGGAATGGCTTAGTTCTAACATTACATGGATTTGACGCCAATATTGGTTTTGATAAAGCAATGGCCGATGCAAATCTCACCGGAGACGATGCCGAGCCAGACGCGACGCCCTTTAATGACGGTGTTCCCAATCTGCTGAAATTTGCTTTCAACATGAACCTCGCAGGGCCTGATGCTGCAACCATGGAAATTGGCGGGACATCAGGACTCCCTACTTCATACTCTACCAACAATTCAGGAGGTCAACCCGTCTGGCGGGTCGAGTATGTGCGGCGGAAGGATAGCGGACTGACCTACACCCCGCAACAATCAACATCGATGAATGGTTTCAGCCCAATGACAGGAACTCCCGTGGTCACAAGCATTAACGACGACTATGAGCGCGTCACCATAGATGAACCCTACGACCCTGCTACCACCCCGAAGCTCTTTGTCAGGGTGGCGGTAACCAAGGATTAA
- a CDS encoding protein kinase yields the protein MRITNHDLIRAIGEGGFGEVWLARTVTGKLRAVKVVRREQFEQNEGADADVEHLFQLEFEGVKKFEDVALNHHSLIHIYTVGRGDGGDMFYYVMPLADNAATCRPCREMDIQTFEPLTLDDMIHREGAMPVAQALDFLKGISSGVAAMHEAGLVHRDISSSNILIIDGRPVVADPGLTSFDTEELPAVSRGFSPPEGHSSTASDVYSLGKVFYQMVSGMHPADQYPQLPEAIYQDPRFAEVVDLLDRCCDPQPEARLVDATELLAFLKRMSGGKALPAAGRYRLWPLPLTLILLAIGVWLFLTSRKPESGQELVPPPAYAGIEEGLLSVFAEKNGRLLWKKQLTGTIVQADVIDLDEDGSPEVVCAIRDTGSKETGRLLVYNANGTLRWQHDTTLEFQNYPGFGADQMACFGFKAADLDGKKGKELVVVARNVENWYPTALQFLSTRGKLTACYWHPGHIHPEHIHFFRETANSLPMLSFVGLNNRLSIPPRDYPIKLPAKDLKWRTVTGLLNPRIPGHHAAPPGQGELKGKDSMTLWYRILDPQHARIRSVHCEDTNHDGKNELVIWADFSDDRHLPDMRINYCEVIGFRGKILETKTGDGNVVPAKLRIPGKEDVRSLAR from the coding sequence ATGAGAATTACTAATCACGATTTGATCCGAGCCATTGGAGAAGGTGGTTTTGGTGAAGTTTGGTTGGCACGTACGGTGACGGGTAAATTACGGGCGGTTAAAGTCGTCAGGCGTGAACAGTTTGAGCAGAATGAGGGGGCGGACGCCGATGTGGAACATCTATTCCAGCTTGAGTTTGAAGGAGTCAAGAAATTTGAGGATGTAGCTCTGAACCATCACAGCTTGATCCATATTTATACGGTCGGACGCGGTGATGGTGGGGATATGTTTTATTACGTCATGCCCTTGGCTGATAATGCAGCCACCTGTCGCCCTTGTAGGGAAATGGATATCCAGACCTTTGAGCCGCTGACTCTGGACGACATGATTCATCGCGAAGGGGCGATGCCAGTCGCGCAAGCGCTTGATTTTCTTAAGGGCATTAGTTCCGGGGTGGCTGCCATGCACGAAGCTGGGCTTGTGCACCGTGACATCAGTTCCTCGAATATCTTGATCATCGACGGTCGTCCCGTAGTAGCAGACCCAGGGCTGACCAGTTTTGACACGGAGGAGCTACCTGCTGTCAGCCGGGGGTTCAGCCCTCCCGAAGGTCATTCGAGCACTGCCTCGGATGTTTATTCGCTGGGTAAGGTGTTCTACCAGATGGTCTCGGGTATGCATCCAGCCGATCAATATCCTCAATTGCCGGAAGCGATCTATCAAGACCCTCGCTTTGCGGAGGTGGTTGATTTGCTGGATCGTTGCTGCGACCCGCAACCAGAAGCTCGGTTGGTCGATGCCACTGAGTTATTGGCTTTCCTCAAGCGCATGTCAGGGGGCAAGGCTCTCCCAGCTGCCGGCAGATACAGGCTGTGGCCGCTGCCGCTGACGCTCATTTTACTCGCGATCGGCGTGTGGTTATTTCTAACTTCAAGAAAACCGGAATCTGGGCAAGAGCTCGTGCCGCCACCTGCCTACGCCGGGATTGAAGAGGGGCTGCTCTCCGTATTTGCTGAGAAAAATGGCCGGCTGCTGTGGAAAAAACAGCTGACAGGAACCATTGTGCAAGCCGATGTGATCGATCTCGACGAAGACGGCTCACCGGAAGTGGTTTGTGCCATCCGCGATACCGGCAGCAAGGAGACTGGCCGACTGCTGGTTTACAACGCCAATGGAACACTACGCTGGCAACACGACACCACCCTGGAGTTCCAGAACTACCCAGGTTTCGGAGCCGATCAGATGGCTTGTTTTGGTTTCAAAGCAGCCGACTTGGATGGTAAAAAAGGAAAGGAGCTGGTCGTGGTCGCCCGCAACGTGGAAAACTGGTACCCCACCGCCCTGCAATTTTTAAGCACCAGAGGGAAACTCACCGCCTGTTACTGGCACCCCGGCCACATTCATCCCGAGCACATCCACTTTTTCCGTGAAACCGCCAACTCACTGCCCATGCTGTCCTTTGTCGGCCTGAACAACCGCCTCAGCATCCCTCCTAGGGATTACCCAATCAAACTCCCAGCAAAAGACTTAAAATGGCGAACCGTCACCGGCCTACTCAACCCACGCATCCCAGGCCACCACGCCGCCCCACCAGGCCAAGGGGAGCTGAAAGGCAAAGACAGCATGACCCTCTGGTATCGCATCCTCGACCCCCAACACGCCAGAATCCGCTCCGTCCACTGCGAAGACACCAACCATGACGGCAAAAACGAACTCGTCATCTGGGCCGACTTCAGCGACGACCGCCACCTGCCGGATATGCGCATCAACTACTGTGAGGTGATCGGTTTCAGAGGAAAAATACTGGAAACAAAGACGGGGGATGGGAATGTTGTGCCGGCGAAGCTGAGGATTCCGGGGAAAGAGGATGTGCGGAGTCTGGCACGTTGA
- a CDS encoding sigma-70 family RNA polymerase sigma factor — translation MHESPPENMAEFSEAPPSPSPKGKRRATRKTLIQRVQQEGDKASWDDFYHSYKGFIIAISMKAGLNAHDAEDLMSRVFEEVHRKFCVDPDLSFDQQSFGGWLGNLVKWRIKDFYRKKQNTAEAMNDDILELLGSEKPFDKIWKAEWKKKLVEMALTRVNESPRNLLVFVDLAIKEVAVSTVCKRYDISRSNVDTIKSRVLKKLEPVILKLNKGVL, via the coding sequence ATGCATGAATCCCCCCCTGAAAACATGGCTGAATTTTCAGAAGCACCACCATCGCCTTCGCCCAAGGGGAAAAGGAGGGCAACACGAAAGACGCTGATCCAGCGGGTGCAGCAAGAGGGGGACAAGGCGAGCTGGGACGATTTTTACCATTCGTACAAAGGTTTCATCATCGCCATCAGTATGAAGGCAGGCCTCAATGCACATGATGCGGAGGATCTGATGAGCCGGGTCTTTGAGGAGGTGCACCGGAAGTTTTGTGTAGACCCCGATCTCAGTTTCGACCAACAGTCATTCGGTGGCTGGCTGGGCAACCTGGTCAAATGGCGTATCAAGGACTTCTACCGTAAAAAACAGAACACGGCCGAAGCCATGAATGACGATATTCTTGAACTGCTCGGATCAGAAAAGCCCTTTGATAAAATCTGGAAAGCGGAGTGGAAGAAAAAACTCGTGGAAATGGCACTCACCAGAGTCAATGAATCCCCGAGAAACTTGCTTGTTTTTGTTGACCTCGCCATCAAGGAGGTGGCGGTGTCCACGGTATGCAAGAGATACGACATCTCGCGTAGCAATGTGGACACCATCAAATCACGCGTTTTAAAAAAACTGGAGCCTGTTATTCTCAAGCTCAACAAAGGGGTGCTGTAG
- a CDS encoding carbohydrate kinase yields MSIIIGGTIAIDNVSTPTAEAENLLGGSAAYASLAASYFCKPAYLVGVVGHDYPEEHLKMLEGHGVSLAGVARSEGESFTWTGEYHENMNDRTTHRVGLNVLENWEVRIPGEMAGSRIVVPANMSPDNQIQMLDQCTAAEKFVVADTMDLWIEIARDRLDEVMQRIDLLVINEGEAREYAGVSNLILAGEKLLEKGPQYVVIKLGEFGAILFGPDHAIFRFHAWPLREIVDPTGAGDTFLGAMAGYLASQGGTGFSFEQIRNAILRGSILASFTCEDFSTRRLETVTDAEIESRLSGLKAMTHWD; encoded by the coding sequence ATGTCTATCATCATCGGCGGAACCATCGCCATCGACAACGTATCCACTCCCACAGCTGAAGCTGAAAATTTGTTAGGCGGCTCGGCTGCCTACGCGTCGCTGGCCGCCAGCTACTTCTGCAAACCCGCCTATCTGGTGGGCGTGGTTGGCCATGATTATCCTGAAGAGCACTTGAAAATGCTGGAGGGGCACGGGGTGTCGCTGGCAGGCGTCGCCAGGTCCGAAGGTGAGTCGTTTACCTGGACGGGGGAATACCATGAGAACATGAACGACCGGACCACGCACCGGGTCGGGCTGAATGTGCTGGAAAACTGGGAGGTCCGGATTCCCGGGGAGATGGCCGGTAGCCGTATCGTCGTGCCTGCCAACATGTCGCCCGACAACCAGATCCAGATGCTCGACCAATGCACTGCGGCAGAAAAGTTTGTCGTCGCCGACACCATGGACCTCTGGATCGAGATCGCCCGGGACCGACTCGACGAGGTGATGCAGCGCATCGACCTGCTGGTGATCAACGAGGGCGAGGCGCGTGAATACGCCGGGGTGAGCAACCTGATCCTGGCGGGGGAGAAGCTATTGGAAAAGGGGCCGCAATACGTCGTCATCAAGCTCGGTGAGTTTGGGGCCATCCTCTTTGGCCCCGATCATGCAATCTTCCGCTTCCATGCCTGGCCGCTGCGCGAAATCGTCGATCCGACAGGTGCCGGCGATACTTTTCTAGGCGCCATGGCGGGATACCTCGCATCACAAGGAGGCACCGGGTTTTCCTTTGAGCAAATCCGTAACGCAATTTTGCGCGGATCCATCCTGGCCAGCTTCACCTGCGAGGATTTTTCCACCCGCAGACTGGAAACCGTCACCGACGCGGAGATCGAGAGTCGACTCAGTGGTCTCAAGGCAATGACCCACTGGGATTGA
- the thiE gene encoding thiamine phosphate synthase, with product MHENEHSSAVRARDSRGKTGWQLNLAFIICHLSFSANGVQATDQQPRPGKSIDNALLYGILDMGYVAVEGMEQVAEQLLQGGVGVLQLRAKGYDAAGVMRLLEGPATGLVGLCRAYAVPLVINDFPEVAMAVGADGVHIGQDDGSLAEVRRVVGETMIVGRSTHSPEQAKAALEEGFDYIGFGPLFPTPTKKGRPGIGLENVSAVENEVGSRVPVFCIGGIKPDNLELVLASGARRVVIVSALLQADDISAATREVVTRLKA from the coding sequence ATGCACGAGAATGAGCACTCGTCGGCTGTGCGGGCGCGTGATAGCCGAGGAAAGACGGGATGGCAATTGAATTTAGCATTTATCATTTGTCATTTATCATTTAGTGCCAATGGCGTGCAAGCGACTGACCAACAACCAAGACCTGGAAAATCGATCGATAATGCCCTGCTCTATGGAATCCTGGACATGGGTTATGTGGCGGTGGAGGGGATGGAGCAGGTCGCGGAACAGCTGCTCCAGGGTGGGGTGGGCGTGCTGCAACTCCGTGCCAAAGGATACGATGCGGCTGGCGTGATGCGCTTGCTTGAGGGGCCTGCCACGGGTTTGGTCGGGTTATGCCGGGCTTATGCGGTGCCATTGGTCATCAATGATTTTCCGGAGGTGGCCATGGCCGTGGGTGCCGATGGTGTCCATATTGGCCAGGACGATGGCTCGCTTGCGGAGGTCAGGCGGGTGGTCGGGGAAACAATGATCGTCGGCAGGTCGACCCATTCCCCGGAGCAGGCGAAGGCGGCGCTGGAGGAAGGGTTCGACTACATCGGCTTCGGGCCGTTGTTTCCCACGCCTACCAAAAAAGGCCGGCCGGGAATCGGACTGGAGAATGTTTCCGCAGTGGAAAACGAAGTGGGTTCACGTGTCCCCGTGTTTTGTATCGGTGGCATCAAACCCGATAATCTTGAATTGGTTCTTGCCTCAGGTGCCCGTCGCGTGGTCATTGTCTCCGCGCTGCTCCAGGCCGACGATATCTCCGCCGCGACACGCGAAGTGGTCACCCGGCTCAAAGCGTGA
- a CDS encoding tetratricopeptide repeat protein gives MAESPSSTKSPAPIAEIDHGPSKLDQFLEDHSKKLVIAAILIALGVVAYVVYDGLAEAKAQEAGSALLEAQKVADYQDVIKKWPDSNAAASALPLMAELQWTDSQPDSIATLEEFISKHPGHPSIATAKVSLGLRLLEQGKTDEASEILSEIADSDKATYIAPLACIALGDIAKAANKPDDAKQWYEKAQTDPSEQGNAFKDIAAARLILVNAKPPVKIKPALPEPPKPDSPATPTVPAPLLEQPDTPETAPETAPETTPQTTPETDPPSPTPPASAPAAPAPPAPPVENEPAKPAPTPAP, from the coding sequence ATGGCTGAATCACCATCATCAACCAAGTCTCCCGCACCGATTGCAGAAATCGATCACGGCCCCAGCAAACTCGACCAGTTTCTCGAGGATCACTCTAAAAAACTCGTCATCGCCGCGATCCTCATTGCCCTTGGGGTCGTTGCCTACGTCGTTTACGACGGCCTCGCCGAAGCCAAGGCCCAGGAAGCTGGCTCGGCCCTCCTTGAGGCTCAGAAAGTCGCTGATTACCAGGACGTTATCAAAAAATGGCCCGACAGCAACGCCGCTGCCAGCGCCCTCCCACTCATGGCGGAACTCCAGTGGACCGATTCCCAACCCGACTCGATTGCAACGCTTGAGGAATTCATCAGTAAACACCCTGGGCATCCGTCCATCGCAACGGCCAAAGTCAGCCTCGGACTCCGACTGCTCGAACAGGGAAAAACCGACGAGGCGTCGGAAATCCTCAGCGAGATTGCTGACAGTGACAAGGCCACCTACATCGCCCCCCTCGCCTGTATCGCCCTGGGTGACATCGCCAAGGCCGCCAACAAGCCGGATGATGCCAAGCAATGGTATGAAAAAGCCCAGACGGACCCCTCCGAGCAAGGCAATGCCTTTAAGGACATCGCGGCGGCCCGCCTCATTCTGGTCAATGCCAAACCACCGGTAAAAATCAAACCGGCACTCCCGGAGCCACCCAAGCCAGACAGCCCGGCAACCCCGACTGTACCCGCTCCTCTTCTCGAGCAGCCGGATACTCCGGAGACCGCCCCCGAAACCGCCCCGGAGACAACTCCCCAGACAACTCCAGAAACCGATCCCCCCAGCCCGACTCCGCCCGCTTCCGCTCCGGCAGCTCCAGCGCCACCTGCCCCCCCGGTTGAAAACGAGCCGGCGAAACCCGCTCCGACGCCCGCCCCATAA